The following proteins are encoded in a genomic region of Triticum dicoccoides isolate Atlit2015 ecotype Zavitan chromosome 1B, WEW_v2.0, whole genome shotgun sequence:
- the LOC119350275 gene encoding pre-rRNA-processing protein TSR2-like, whose product MSTSTSGGGSLSPQAAAALQEGIGLVFGRWTALQMAVENKWGGPDSRAKADQLAASILSSLAMFLLSGLGSEFHNSKVLDETIQLGPYYYEDLEDMMFDNIYKSLNSNFADGSIGEVAEQFLIMHEECLENNFSSVEKLRNTRPQGNAVSQSRQMVPEDDDDDSSDDGDEPSMGKDEAARSDDMVIDQPKPSKPTPDADGWTVVPPRRGRGKN is encoded by the exons ATGTCGACATCCACTAGCGGCGGCGGATCGCTCTCGCCCCAGGCGGCTGCAGCGCTCCAGGAGGGcatcgggctggtgttcgggcggtGGACGGCGCTGCAGATGGCTGTGGAGAACAAGTGGGGCGGCCCCGACTCCCGCGCCAAGGCCGACCAGCTCGccgcgtccatcctctccagcCTCGCGATGTTCCTCTTGTCGGG TTTGGGTTCAGAATTTCACAACTCCAAAGTATTGGACGAAACAATTCAATTAG GCCCATATTATTATGAGGACTTGGAGGATATGATGTTTGACAACATATATAAATCCCTCAATTCTAACTTTGCGGATGGTAGCATTGGGGAG GTTGCTGAACAATTTTTGATAATGCATGAAGAATGCCTGGAAAACAACTTTTCATCGGTTGAGAAATTAAGGAATACACGTCCTCAAGGAAATGCTGTTTCCCAAAGTAGACAG ATGGTAccggaggatgatgatgatgatagctcTGATGATGGTGATGAGCCATCAATGGGGAAAGATGAAGCAGCTAGATCAGATGATATGGTGATAGATCAGCCAAAACCTTCCAAGCCTACCCCTGATGCTGATGGGTGGACTGTTGTGCCTCCTAGGCGTGGCCGAGGCAAGAATTAA